ttcaattcatttaGAAGTGAGACTTATAAACCCAGCCTTATTAGGCCCGACCTCAGAGGCCAGCTCATGAATTGGGACATTAAAATTaatcattaaatatttttaaattgatcatttatttattaggaaTTAGAATTTTATCAATCTTTTCTATCtaacttcttatttttttatccattCTTTGGTTGATACTAATTTTTGAAAGTTCTTAATGTGTGTTTGAAATGATTGGTAAGCTACTTTTAATTGTTAACTTCAAAAAATTGTTTTTACTCATGGTGTTTAGTAGTTGTTGCCTTCGCTTAATGCAAtattttgttctttaaatttaggCTCCCTTCTGTTATAATCTTGCTTCTTTTTTATCGATACTTTgtgtatatctatatttattatcttaaccATATTAGAATTTTTCTATGAAATTTGTAGCTAATCAACATTTCTTTGTTTATTACCGTAAATGCAATGAACTAATTACaactaagggatcgtttggtgtgaggCATAAGGGATAAATAATCTGAGATAAAATGAAGGACTATTTTATTCCATGTTCGGTGTGAGGTATTAATTAGTATCAACATTATTTATCGCACCATTTACACCATaatgatgagataaattatccatatacataatgaaataactaatttcGAGATTAATTATCCCAGGATAACTCTTTCCCTACCTAATGACCCTTAAAGGTAATAGTAAGATGCCTATAATATGCTAAAAACTAGTAGAGGACAAATTAAAGTGAAATCATAAAAGTTGGTGATAATCTAGTACTTACAATATTTTCATTTATCATGTTTCAggttgcttttattttttctgaaggATCAACTCACCCCAACTTACGGCCCGCTTAGAACTAGGTTGGACCACTATTTTAAAGGCCATTTAATTAAAAGGACTAGCCCGTTCTAGCCCATTTAATTCCCTAACCCGCTAGGATTAGGTTGGGCCAACCCATTTTGTCAGCTCTAATCCCAGCTTTTTGTTATAATTCAAGTTTCACCAATACAAGAAGTCCTATTTGAACTCtacaaaaggataaaataatcaagaTGTTAGTTGTTGCAACACTTCTTGCATCTTCTTAGAGGATCTAGCATTACAAGTGCATGCTAATTCTTTAGCCAGGCTCTCTGGATTTCTCTCCTTATGATTGAAAATTCTATTGTTTCTTTCCATCCACAAGGCATGAAGATGTATGTTCAGTTTATACTACTATGTATTTTCAAGATTCCAGTTTGGACCAACTTCCCATTGGTCTGTTTCCATATCCATTCTcgctctgttttttttttttttttccatttgtgACTCTAGTTGCCTTCTCTCCAACCATTGTAAGATCCTTACCCACAGGCCTTGAAATATTGTGCAAGTTAAGGTTAACGGATGAATTAGTTGACTTGGTTTTGGGTTTTTGTGGGGTGGGGAGTTGTGCTGGTTGACGTATTTGAATCACTAACTAATTTCTCATATCAATTTCTAGTCAAGTTGCGGATATCGCCCCTCTAAAAATTATTCTGTTTATTATCAAAtcatattactttattttattataatcaaCTCAAAATTAAGGTTAGTATTAAGGATAAATTTTTAACATGCCCCTCGCGAATAGCCAATTTTGAGcacatacttttttaatattgTATTGCATAGACTTGATTCATGGATTAGCATTGCACTATCATTGAAACAAGTAAAGGACGGTGTAGGCTAATAGATTTGCAATTTGAGAATCACCATGAGATGTCACATCATATCCACAGGCAAATTAGTATTGCACTATCAGTGAAACAAGTAAAGGACGGTGGAGGCTAATAGCTTTGCATATCCATATGCAAAATTAACTTTGAACTCTTCAGGCTTGAAAAATAACAAAACGTTACAGCACCACAAGCCATTGGACTGTGCCAAAATATTACTAtcatatttttctaatacattcTACTAACTCCAATGCTCGAAAGAAAGAGCCAGCACCTTACTAGGGCCCTCATTTGCCACTTTAAGCAGCATACGTACATTCTTCGTAACCTGCACAAATTATAACACAAGTTATACTTTCAATACTTCAACTGATCAATAGTCGTAAGACTCATAGCCATGCAATTTTGTCAAGATAAAAGTACTTACTAGGATCATTGACGGAGACTAGGCCAGTATTAATGAAGTCGCAGTCATAATCGTTACCACCATTTACTTGATAAAAAGCATTCATCGCGTAAGAAGCATGAGCTCTAACAGTATTAGGCTCGTAGCAAGGACCACCATCTTTTATCGGTTGACAATCTAGTCCTGAACCACACACGAAGTCTATGTTCGATTGCAATGCTGCATCACTTGCATCTGGCCTCGGCACACACCATTTCTTCCACGCTTGAGGTGCCATAGCAGGCGGAGGGggctgaattttgaattttaaatcagTGAATACAAAGTAACGTGACAGCCATCATATAATTACATGTAACGTGAACATATACTAGTACTCCTTCCTTCCAAAAATTAGTGTGTATGTTCACTTAGTACACTTAATTATATGTACCCTTTGATTAGGGATCCACCCATGGCTAGTACTAATTTACTCCGTTCAAGAATCGAAAAGatcaaattatgaaaaagtgcGGGAGATTTCTAGGATCAATAATCATTACTGTAAAGACAATTATACCCTTACCGCTAGcaacaaaaaatataatcaatgcatatactaACGGGATCTTTTTCGTCATTTCATACGATTCTTGAACCATTTTACTAATTTACCCTTAGAGGTTTATCTAAATTTTCGAAAAGTACCTGTGAATTCCGCAGAATACCCACGTCGTAAATGGGGCTGAAATCGGGTCGGAACAACCCGAAATTCTGCTCCGAAGTGCCACGCTTAAGGTCTTCATTGAACAATGAGAAAAGGTAAGTCTCAAAGGTCCTGTTTGGCATCAATGGCGTACCAACACCAGAATTTACATGCTTCACAAGATTCACATTATACGAAACAGCATTCTCCAAACTTACACCGGGTTGACCCGGGTCACCCGCAGATGGCCAACCCGTTTCCGCTACAACGATATCCACGTCATCATAACCCAAATCCTTCATAGCTGAATACACAGCATCAAGCTGTGCATCAAACATGTTAGTGTAATTCTTCCCAGTAGCTTCATCATACACTCCATTATTATCCTTAAACAAAGCATAATCCAGAGTTCCATCGTTAAACCCGAAGAACGGATACGGACAAATCATGAATGGCGATTTAGTTTCACGGTGAAACTCAAGCATCGGGGCGAAAATGACCCGATCGTATACGGGTCTGAACCGACCCGAACTTGGTGGTTCGGAGCGGGCCATTATGCCCATTGAATGCGGAGTTGAAACTTGAATATCATGAATTCCAGCTGCTAACAAAGCTTCATGAATCGCTTTCATGGCGGGGACTAAATGGGCAATAAGATTCTTATCACCAGTAGCCATAACTTCATTTCCAACACAAATACGATCAATTCTTGTACGTGGATAGAAGGGAACCACATTTTCTTCAACCCACCATTGTGCACTAGTAGGTTTAGCAACTGACAGAATCTCTCCGTTAGGTACCGTAACGGTAACCCAAACGCCGGTATCTGCAAATGCACGGATAATGTCTCCGTTAGAGTcaaaaatcttgattttgttaAAGGTGGTTTTGTCTCTGATGAAACCGGCGACTTGGGACGGCGGTGGAAGGTTGTTAGCGACGGTGCCGTAGTTAATTCCGATGAAATAATCACCAGTAACGGCGTTAAAGAAAAGGAGGAAGATAACGGAGAGTAAACGGAGCTTCACCATGGAAACAGAAGGACTGAAActgaatagaaagagaaaattcaagaactGAACTGTAAATTTTGTGCAATGAAGCAAAAGAGACGTGGGTACTTATTGGGGAAGAAAACGTGGAAGGTGATAGTGTATAATTGTTGTAATCTCAATATGACAAAATACTTTGGGGTAAAAAAACAAAATACGAATttggaattttgagaaaaataaattttgattttgactGTGTATAAGGATAGAAGTTTGAATTTCGATGATCTCTAGACTGTTGTTTAAATTCAATTTAGtgtaaaataaagtattttttaggTGCTAGTTTAggtgattttttatgtttttcaaaatttaaattaaattaattttaattaatattttaagatgtatattTATCAGATTTATTTGACAAATATTGTAATTTATTGAAGTTGTattcatgtttaaaatatttaaattttaattttaaaatattaatttgatctAATTCAATTTAAACTTAAAGATTTAACTCTCAAATATCACcctctatttcaaaaagaattactAATAgtcatttttagttttattttctttaaaaaatgacCCTCTTTTGTatcactttaatttcaattttcttcGGGATAAGGATATGtttaaaatcaaaagaattaaatgacattttgatatattcaacATAACTTGAATTTTAATTAATCTATCCCAAAAAAAATATCACATTTCCTTATTCGAcaactattttaaaaaatgtatatttcTAAAATCTGAATTAGTTCTAGAATGTGAATTTGatctaattcaatttaattttgaaCGTTTAACTATCAATAAGCACCCTccgtttttcttttaaaaaaataaattatgtatacTCATGTTTAgttcgttttaaaaaaaaaaattctctttttttttaaatatctcaattttaaattttcatgtgaCATGTTTTAACTCACaaaattaaatgacattttattgtatttaatatAACTTTAATTTTAGTCTATCTGAAAAATAACATCACATTTTTTCTTATTGAGTCTCACTTAACAAAAAAAGTTAACTAATAAATAAGTGTTAAAGtgattaataaagttaatttagcaAATATATCAAAGTCTATTCTTAAACTCTGTATCCtattaaataatatcatataacTTAGTAcgaagaaaatatcaaaaatacctaCATCATTTTTGTAcgaagaaaatatcaaaaatacctaCATCATTTTTAGTCCGTTTTATAAAAGGGTGATCCTTTTTTTTGgaatactttaatttttattttctactaagtatgttaaagatcaaaaaatcaaataaattttaatacatttttcacaactttaattttaattcattccaaaaaaaaaatcacattttctTATTAAacaactatttaaaaaatatatattttagaatatcCAAATTTTAGTTCTAGAAAATGAATTTGatctaattcaatttaaatttgaACATTTAACTCTCAATAAGCACCCTccgtttgaattttttttttttacctatacTCATGTTTAGTTAGttataaaaaagaataacatcctttttcaaatactttagtttcaatttttcgggtgaaaatcattttcaacccaactttgattaaaaaattaaactgCCCCCTCAACATTGAACAATAATTATATTTCCTCCTTTATCTCATGTAATGTCCATTTTGTCCTTATaatttaattctatatttatgtaatatctttttatattatatgtaatgaatatttttttaacatgaatatttttagcattttatttaaatttattaactttatacgcaaattaatactttttataaatttatcacaaatttAATGTTATattttaagatcgttattttagtattatatgtattaaagagtcgtttggtgtgaggtataattataataattcagagataaagttcgTGATTATTTATTCtgcgtttaattagatgtattaagTAGTCTCATAATTATTTatcgcaccatttataccacaatgatgagataagttattatcacacatacatgttagtacaacttattttgtaataactaatccaggattaacttgtttccaaacaacccacccttgaatgcgtatatatatatgtatgtacatgtatgtgcgtatatttttgtgttttatcactctcttactaaattcgtttcgtattacttaactttttgttgatataacataatccttaagaaaattttacttagaggtatattttgttaaattaaccttattaatgataatttaaaactttaaatttatctatacTGTAACTTTATATAACtatttaacactaaagggtagaaataatacaattctcttgatttcacaaattgaacagataaattaaaacatttatttttagtatgaggatcaagtgataagaaatgatattatctattgtctatgTCAATAGATAAGTTGTGTTTGTCagtaatagagtattacatattttataatttatataaataaatataatctttaaaatttgaccttatttttattcgaaaAAAACATCTAGTATCCCCGAACTGTGATCAAATTTTTTacgacacacgtcaacttcaTGGGGTTCCATTatcccttaaactaaattttagcgtatttttgtcaatctttttaacTAACGTGATATCTTTTGTCAATCATTTTTAGATGGCGTGACACCTTTGGTgtgggctccattttatgtaat
The Capsicum annuum cultivar UCD-10X-F1 chromosome 6, UCD10Xv1.1, whole genome shotgun sequence DNA segment above includes these coding regions:
- the LOC107875534 gene encoding glucan endo-1,3-beta-glucosidase, whose amino-acid sequence is MVKLRLLSVIFLLFFNAVTGDYFIGINYGTVANNLPPPSQVAGFIRDKTTFNKIKIFDSNGDIIRAFADTGVWVTVTVPNGEILSVAKPTSAQWWVEENVVPFYPRTRIDRICVGNEVMATGDKNLIAHLVPAMKAIHEALLAAGIHDIQVSTPHSMGIMARSEPPSSGRFRPVYDRVIFAPMLEFHRETKSPFMICPYPFFGFNDGTLDYALFKDNNGVYDEATGKNYTNMFDAQLDAVYSAMKDLGYDDVDIVVAETGWPSAGDPGQPGVSLENAVSYNVNLVKHVNSGVGTPLMPNRTFETYLFSLFNEDLKRGTSEQNFGLFRPDFSPIYDVGILRNSQPPPPAMAPQAWKKWCVPRPDASDAALQSNIDFVCGSGLDCQPIKDGGPCYEPNTVRAHASYAMNAFYQVNGGNDYDCDFINTGLVSVNDPSYEECTYAA